A stretch of Microbulbifer bruguierae DNA encodes these proteins:
- the upp gene encoding uracil phosphoribosyltransferase, translating to MTLRLVNNAIMMDKLGTLRQAETEPDTFRRIIGELSVQLFFAAASELPFSEREICTPISTATVRKVSKEISLISVMRAGNGMLEAILHVWPKSSVGHIGIYRDKFLNNTVEYYCKTPGHLSDTAVFVMDPIIATGDTAIASVSRLKDMGCRDISFLSIVTSALGKDLFREAHPDVNLYAVSCDDELVEDGYIKPGLGDVGARFYNSK from the coding sequence ATGACACTACGCTTGGTCAATAACGCGATCATGATGGATAAACTGGGTACCCTGCGGCAAGCGGAGACCGAACCGGATACATTCCGGCGTATTATCGGTGAGCTGAGTGTGCAGCTGTTTTTCGCCGCCGCGTCGGAATTACCTTTCTCTGAACGAGAAATTTGTACCCCCATTTCCACAGCCACCGTCAGGAAGGTAAGCAAGGAGATCAGTCTGATTTCGGTGATGCGCGCAGGGAATGGCATGCTGGAGGCGATACTGCACGTATGGCCTAAAAGCTCGGTTGGTCATATCGGTATTTACCGGGACAAGTTCCTGAATAATACGGTGGAGTACTACTGCAAAACGCCTGGTCACCTGTCAGATACTGCCGTGTTTGTAATGGACCCGATTATCGCTACCGGCGATACCGCCATTGCCAGTGTCAGTCGTTTGAAAGATATGGGGTGTCGGGATATTTCTTTTCTCAGTATTGTTACATCTGCACTGGGTAAGGACCTGTTTCGAGAGGCGCATCCAGATGTAAACCTGTATGCGGTTTCCTGTGATGATGAGCTTGTCGA